In one window of bacterium DNA:
- a CDS encoding peptide transporter gives MENKIKDDSYQVEIEEPFQEGFNKKTVLAALFIGFLMLPGSIYLGLITGVGLGGAAQWVTVILLVEIAKRSFVQLKKQEVLIIYLIAHSLVAAGITIGTASLVLQGGAFSDLIWKQYLVQSPYAESFGLTPHIPSWAVPPAGSEVLLKRTFLSRVWLIPILLIIIHNVLFRINYFSLGYILFRITSDREKLAFPMAPVASEGAIAMAEVSAKKDTWRWKVFSISAMIGVIYGAFYTVIPTITGLLMTKPFQIIPIPWLDFTEKIGLIFPAAILGFVTDLGSIFTGFVLPFWVVSGTFIGSIVASVLLNPILYKRGIIKNWQPGMTAVPANVVSQMDFWVNIMIAGAIVVGIIGVVRGLGNFIKTKNTVTTEKKLPAGRGDYPIPIAFGIWFIATLIYIIICHILVPKFPVILFIFFGFILTPFLSYTSARMFGITGVAGGSDFPMVREATFILSGYKGADIWFAPVPYFVIGGQVQTFKQLELTRTKFTSWYKGEFTALGIMLFCSFLFWSIIWRMNPIPSSTYPFVQKMWPMSAIFQSLWATSTLETGQNWMIKAIKLKYISGGAGIYFLLYFLFTIFKFPIFMFYGIIGGVAMMPHYVLPMFFGALLGKFYFSKKIGKETWRKYTPIILAGYACGMGLIGMISVAVALIAKTIFQIIF, from the coding sequence ATGGAAAATAAAATTAAAGATGACTCCTATCAGGTAGAAATTGAAGAACCATTTCAAGAGGGATTTAATAAGAAAACAGTTCTGGCCGCTCTTTTTATTGGATTTTTGATGCTTCCAGGTTCAATATATTTAGGACTTATTACAGGAGTTGGACTTGGAGGTGCTGCTCAATGGGTAACAGTTATTCTTTTAGTTGAAATTGCAAAAAGGTCATTTGTTCAATTAAAAAAACAGGAAGTTCTTATTATTTATTTAATAGCACATTCTCTTGTTGCTGCTGGAATTACTATCGGAACAGCAAGTTTAGTTTTACAGGGAGGTGCTTTTAGTGATTTAATATGGAAACAATATCTTGTTCAGTCACCTTATGCAGAATCATTTGGTTTAACACCACATATTCCTTCCTGGGCAGTTCCACCAGCTGGTTCAGAAGTACTTCTTAAAAGGACATTTTTAAGTAGAGTTTGGCTTATTCCAATTTTACTTATCATAATTCACAATGTACTTTTTAGAATTAACTATTTTTCACTTGGCTATATACTTTTTAGAATTACAAGTGATAGAGAAAAACTTGCATTCCCAATGGCTCCTGTAGCATCAGAAGGAGCAATAGCAATGGCTGAAGTAAGTGCTAAAAAAGATACATGGAGATGGAAAGTTTTTAGCATATCAGCAATGATAGGGGTAATATATGGCGCTTTTTATACTGTAATTCCAACTATAACAGGACTTTTAATGACAAAACCATTTCAAATTATTCCAATTCCATGGCTTGATTTTACTGAAAAAATTGGGTTAATTTTTCCTGCTGCTATTTTGGGATTTGTAACTGACCTTGGTTCTATTTTTACTGGGTTTGTTCTCCCATTTTGGGTTGTATCTGGGACATTTATTGGTTCTATTGTTGCCAGTGTCCTTTTAAATCCTATTCTATATAAAAGAGGAATTATAAAAAACTGGCAACCAGGTATGACTGCTGTGCCTGCAAATGTTGTATCACAGATGGATTTCTGGGTAAATATTATGATTGCTGGAGCAATAGTTGTTGGTATTATTGGTGTTGTTAGAGGATTGGGTAATTTTATAAAAACAAAAAATACGGTAACAACAGAAAAGAAACTTCCCGCTGGGAGAGGTGATTATCCAATACCTATTGCTTTTGGTATATGGTTTATTGCTACTTTAATTTACATAATAATATGCCATATTCTTGTTCCTAAATTTCCTGTAATTCTTTTTATATTTTTTGGTTTTATTTTAACTCCATTTTTAAGTTATACTTCTGCAAGGATGTTTGGAATAACAGGAGTAGCAGGTGGAAGTGATTTCCCTATGGTCAGAGAAGCAACATTTATATTAAGTGGTTATAAAGGTGCAGATATATGGTTTGCTCCAGTTCCATATTTCGTTATTGGAGGGCAGGTTCAAACATTTAAACAATTAGAATTAACAAGAACAAAATTTACTTCCTGGTATAAAGGTGAGTTTACTGCACTTGGCATAATGCTTTTTTGTAGTTTTCTTTTCTGGTCAATTATATGGAGAATGAACCCAATACCATCTTCAACATATCCTTTTGTTCAAAAAATGTGGCCCATGAGTGCAATATTCCAGAGTTTATGGGCAACAAGCACTCTTGAAACAGGACAGAATTGGATGATTAAAGCAATAAAACTAAAATATATTTCTGGTGGGGCAGGTATTTATTTTCTTCTTTACTTCCTATTTACTATTTTCAAATTCCCCATTTTCATGTTCTATGGAATTATTGGAGGTGTTGCCATGATGCCCCATTATGTTCTACCAATGTTTTTCGGTGCTCTCCTTGGAAAATTTTATTTTTCAAAGAAAATTGGTAAAGAAACATGGAGAAAGTATACACCAATAATTCTTGCTGGTTATGCATGTGGTATGGGACTTATAGGTATGATTTCAGTCGCAGTTGCTCTTATTGCAAAAACAATATTTCAAATAATCTTCTAA
- a CDS encoding MBL fold metallo-hydrolase, with protein MKLKILGAGKNVTGSKFLIETKEKRFLIDCGLFQEREFKNRNWQDLPVSPDTIDFIILTHAHLDHCGYLPKIVKDGFKGEIYCTYPTEEITRIVLLDSAKLQEEDAEKKRIRHQEERRITPFPEIPLYTIEDAENVFSLFRPKKYREEIIVSDNISFTFHDAGHILGSSMVELVIKEGREIKKIIFSGDIGRWNKVILEDPTFFSSADIVFMESTYGNRIHESENQGGEKLGDIINETVQKGGNVVIPTFAIERAQELLYFLKKLLIEDKIPHIFVFVDSPMAISITEVFEKYTEYFDEETRKMFKQGNSPFDFPLLKFTRSVNESKAINHIKSSSIIMAGSGMCTGGRIKHHLITNITREECTILFVGYQAKGTLGREILEKKENIRILGQFYPLKARVESINGFSAHADRNELFFWIDKIKNVKNIFLIHGEEEVISEFSSFLKEKLSSSIYVPDYLEELNI; from the coding sequence ATGAAATTAAAAATACTTGGAGCAGGAAAAAATGTAACTGGGTCAAAATTTCTTATTGAAACAAAAGAAAAAAGGTTTCTTATTGATTGTGGTCTTTTCCAAGAGAGAGAGTTTAAAAATAGAAATTGGCAGGATTTACCTGTTAGTCCTGATACAATTGATTTTATAATTTTAACTCACGCACATCTTGACCATTGTGGGTATTTACCAAAAATTGTTAAAGATGGATTTAAAGGAGAAATTTATTGTACATATCCAACAGAAGAAATTACAAGAATTGTTTTACTTGATTCTGCGAAATTACAGGAAGAAGATGCAGAAAAGAAAAGAATTAGACACCAGGAAGAAAGAAGAATAACTCCATTTCCTGAAATCCCACTTTATACAATTGAAGACGCAGAAAATGTTTTTTCCTTATTTAGACCAAAGAAATATAGAGAAGAAATTATAGTTTCAGATAATATAAGTTTTACATTTCATGATGCAGGACATATTTTAGGATCCTCTATGGTAGAACTGGTAATTAAAGAAGGAAGAGAAATTAAAAAAATAATATTCTCAGGAGATATTGGTAGATGGAATAAAGTAATTTTAGAAGACCCGACTTTTTTTTCTTCCGCAGACATTGTTTTTATGGAAAGCACATATGGTAATCGGATACATGAAAGTGAAAATCAGGGAGGAGAAAAACTTGGAGATATTATTAATGAAACAGTTCAAAAAGGAGGAAATGTTGTAATTCCGACTTTTGCGATTGAAAGAGCGCAGGAATTGCTTTATTTTTTAAAAAAACTTTTAATTGAAGATAAAATCCCTCATATTTTTGTTTTTGTTGATAGTCCTATGGCAATTAGTATTACTGAGGTTTTTGAAAAGTACACTGAATATTTTGACGAAGAAACAAGGAAAATGTTCAAACAGGGAAATTCGCCTTTTGATTTTCCACTTCTAAAATTTACAAGAAGTGTTAATGAATCAAAAGCAATAAATCATATAAAAAGTTCGTCAATTATAATGGCAGGTAGTGGAATGTGTACTGGTGGAAGAATAAAACATCATTTAATAACAAATATAACAAGAGAAGAATGTACAATACTTTTTGTTGGTTATCAAGCAAAAGGAACGCTTGGAAGAGAAATACTTGAAAAAAAAGAAAACATTAGAATACTTGGACAATTTTATCCATTAAAAGCAAGAGTTGAAAGTATAAATGGATTTTCTGCCCATGCTGATAGAAATGAACTATTTTTCTGGATAGATAAAATTAAAAATGTGAAAAATATATTCCTTATTCATGGAGAAGAAGAAGTTATAAGTGAATTTTCTTCTTTTTTAAAGGAAAAATTGTCCTCTTCAATATATGTCCCTGATTATTTAGAGGAATTAAATATTTAG